In Aquimarina sp. TRL1, a single window of DNA contains:
- a CDS encoding toxin-antitoxin system YwqK family antitoxin, with product MKYNFIFFVFIMIPLVSLAQKYNAYDQEGKRHGKWLKKYENSDQIRYEGTFEHGREVGEFKFYKPTSGNKPTAIKVFSKENDTVKVSYFTSTGNVISKGGMIGKKRVGVWKYYHKNSTKIMMTEVYKNGKLNGKQLTYFLNGQLTEKTNYVEGKIEGIRIVYAEDGTKLKEYTYEKDQLHGSTKYYDAEGKISIEGNYKRDKKDGIWNYYKDGKLSEQKLFPVKNRGM from the coding sequence ATGAAGTATAATTTTATTTTTTTTGTATTTATAATGATTCCGTTAGTATCCTTAGCTCAAAAGTATAATGCTTATGACCAGGAAGGGAAACGACATGGGAAATGGCTGAAGAAATATGAGAATTCAGATCAAATCCGATATGAAGGAACATTTGAACATGGTAGAGAAGTAGGAGAGTTTAAGTTTTATAAACCCACTAGTGGAAATAAACCTACTGCTATTAAGGTATTTTCTAAAGAGAATGATACCGTAAAAGTGTCTTATTTTACATCGACAGGAAATGTGATAAGTAAAGGAGGAATGATCGGAAAAAAACGAGTAGGAGTTTGGAAGTATTATCACAAGAATTCGACAAAGATTATGATGACAGAAGTATATAAAAATGGGAAACTGAACGGAAAGCAGCTAACTTATTTTTTAAATGGTCAGTTGACAGAGAAAACAAACTATGTCGAAGGGAAAATAGAAGGAATCAGAATTGTATATGCAGAAGATGGAACCAAACTTAAAGAGTATACTTATGAAAAAGACCAGTTACACGGATCTACCAAATATTATGATGCAGAAGGTAAAATAAGTATAGAAGGGAATTATAAAAGAGATAAAAAAGATGGTATCTGGAATTATTACAAGGATGGTAAGCTATCTGAACAAAAATTATTTCCGGTAAAGAACAGAGGAATGTAA
- the yidC gene encoding membrane protein insertase YidC yields the protein MEENKFDLKSIIGFVLIGIILVWMLYNNAPTQEEIDAEKAKQEQVDKNTDTDKQTVETDFVSNSEAIVATDSLALEQAKSQLGAFAYSASLPSAKNATTTIENEVLRLKVNNRGGYIEEALLKNFKTYDSVPVYLIKDGKNASLNINFATTDNRTLNTKDLFFEPELSKNGENQVLSMKLKVSQDKFLEYRYELKPGEYMVDFAIRSQGMGNVFNSSQKITLDWKLQGIRHAKSASYENRYTELLYEYEGGKDDYLGHSEFTDDQEEDVSWIAFKQHFFTSILLTDTPFKEASFSSKNIMQANKEIEDKDVKVTKEFAASMPLELQGGDLNYGMDWYYGPTDFKILNGYDRNLDEVVPLGWGIFGWINRYLFIPLFGFLSSFISSYGVVIILMTVLVKLLLSPVQYKQYVSQAKMKVLRPEINEINEKYKDNAMKKQQETMALYNKAGANPMSGCLPSLMQIPVFYALFNFFPSAFQLRQKSFLWADDLSSYDVIAELPFTIPFYGDHVSLFPLLASVAIFIYMTMTTGQTMQAQQPGMPNMKFIMYLSPLMMLFFFNNYASGLSLYYFVSNLITIGIMLVIKNVIIDDDKIHAKIQENKKKPKRQGRFQKKMKEIMEQAEQQQKARNK from the coding sequence ATGGAAGAAAATAAATTTGATTTAAAATCTATAATTGGATTTGTCCTGATTGGAATTATTTTAGTTTGGATGCTTTATAATAATGCTCCTACACAAGAAGAAATAGATGCAGAAAAAGCAAAACAAGAACAAGTAGATAAAAATACGGATACAGATAAGCAAACAGTCGAAACCGATTTTGTTTCAAATTCTGAAGCGATTGTAGCTACTGATTCTCTAGCACTGGAACAAGCAAAATCTCAATTAGGAGCCTTTGCTTATTCAGCATCACTTCCTTCTGCTAAGAATGCCACTACTACAATAGAAAATGAAGTGCTTCGCCTTAAAGTTAATAACAGAGGAGGGTATATTGAAGAGGCATTGCTTAAGAATTTTAAGACATACGATTCTGTTCCGGTATATTTAATAAAAGATGGTAAAAATGCCTCGTTGAATATTAATTTTGCAACTACAGATAACAGAACCCTTAATACAAAAGATTTATTTTTTGAGCCGGAACTATCTAAAAATGGAGAGAATCAAGTGCTGTCAATGAAATTGAAAGTTTCTCAAGATAAATTTTTAGAATACAGATATGAGCTGAAGCCAGGTGAATACATGGTTGATTTTGCGATTCGATCTCAGGGAATGGGAAATGTATTTAATAGTAGTCAAAAAATAACACTGGATTGGAAACTTCAGGGAATCAGACATGCTAAGAGTGCATCTTACGAAAATCGTTATACCGAATTATTATATGAGTATGAAGGAGGAAAAGATGATTATTTAGGACATAGTGAATTTACTGATGATCAGGAAGAAGATGTTAGTTGGATAGCTTTTAAACAACATTTCTTTACATCAATTTTGCTGACGGATACTCCTTTCAAAGAAGCTTCTTTTTCGTCTAAAAATATAATGCAGGCTAATAAAGAGATAGAAGATAAGGATGTGAAAGTAACCAAGGAATTTGCCGCTTCTATGCCATTAGAATTACAAGGAGGAGATCTTAATTATGGAATGGATTGGTATTACGGACCAACAGATTTTAAGATCCTTAATGGGTATGATAGAAACCTTGACGAAGTGGTACCTCTTGGATGGGGAATTTTTGGGTGGATTAATAGGTATCTCTTTATTCCATTATTCGGATTCTTAAGCAGTTTTATATCATCTTATGGGGTGGTTATCATCTTGATGACTGTATTGGTGAAATTATTACTGTCTCCCGTTCAATACAAACAGTATGTATCGCAGGCTAAAATGAAAGTATTACGCCCTGAGATCAATGAAATTAACGAAAAGTATAAGGATAATGCCATGAAAAAGCAGCAAGAAACTATGGCATTGTATAACAAAGCAGGAGCGAATCCGATGAGTGGATGTTTACCTTCATTAATGCAGATTCCTGTATTCTATGCATTGTTTAACTTTTTCCCAAGTGCATTCCAATTACGACAAAAAAGCTTTTTATGGGCAGATGACCTGTCTAGTTATGATGTAATAGCAGAATTACCATTTACTATTCCTTTCTATGGAGATCATGTGAGCTTATTCCCATTATTAGCATCTGTAGCTATATTTATTTATATGACAATGACTACAGGACAGACTATGCAAGCACAGCAGCCAGGAATGCCAAATATGAAATTTATCATGTATTTATCTCCATTGATGATGCTATTCTTCTTTAATAATTATGCGAGTGGATTATCACTATATTATTTTGTGTCGAATTTGATTACTATAGGGATTATGTTAGTCATTAAAAATGTAATCATCGATGACGATAAAATCCATGCAAAAATTCAAGAGAATAAGAAAAAGCCTAAAAGACAAGGACGTTTTCAGAAGAAAATGAAAGAAATCATGGAACAGGCAGAACAACAGCAGAAAGCAAGAAATAAGTAG